The following coding sequences are from one Streptomyces venezuelae window:
- a CDS encoding endonuclease/exonuclease/phosphatase family protein, translated as MSHIASPRLPRSAAVGAVVAAALAAGLLAVTSSPAAADGVRIHDIQGTTRTSPLVGQQVSDVPGIVTGVRGYGSKGFWIQSAKGTADDDAATSEGIFVFTGSAPLTVKAGDAVRVSGTVGEYVPGGTGSGNQSLTQITKPTVTVESSGNALPAPVAVTAKSVPSRYAPAGDPAQGGSINALPLKPRSYALDLYESLEGMNVGIGSSRVVGATDAYNELWVTVKKHENPNRRGGTVYGSYTAQNGGRLQIQQLAPVSERPFPRANVGDVLRGGAEGPLDFNQFGGYTLVARELGTVDDKGLKREKTRKQAKGELAVATYNVENLDPSDPQKKFDALAGAVVANLASPDIVALEEIQDDNGAKNDGTVSAEATLQKFTDAIVAAGGPRYAWRSVDPQNNKDGGEPGGNIRQVFLYNPERVSFTERAPGDATTPTEVVREGGRAALSHSPGRVDPANAAWADSRKPLAGEFTFRGRTVFVIANHFGSKGGDESLTSHHQPPVRSSETKRLLQAQAVNGFVKDIRKVQRNADVVVLGDINDFEFSATTRALEDGGALRSAVRSLPRSERYSYVYQGNSQVLDQILTSPGVGDADDFSFDSVHINAEFAEQNSDHDPQVLRFRP; from the coding sequence ATGTCTCACATAGCGTCGCCCCGCCTTCCGAGATCCGCCGCCGTCGGCGCCGTGGTCGCCGCCGCCCTGGCGGCGGGCCTGCTCGCCGTCACCTCGTCCCCGGCCGCCGCCGACGGGGTCCGCATCCATGACATCCAGGGCACCACCCGTACGTCGCCCCTGGTGGGGCAGCAGGTCAGCGATGTGCCCGGCATCGTGACGGGCGTGCGCGGCTACGGCTCGAAGGGCTTCTGGATCCAGTCCGCGAAGGGGACCGCCGATGACGACGCGGCCACCAGCGAGGGCATCTTCGTCTTCACCGGCTCCGCTCCGCTCACGGTCAAGGCCGGCGACGCGGTACGGGTCTCGGGCACCGTCGGCGAGTACGTGCCCGGGGGCACCGGCTCCGGCAACCAGTCCCTGACCCAGATCACCAAGCCGACCGTGACCGTGGAGTCCTCCGGCAACGCGCTGCCCGCCCCGGTGGCGGTCACCGCCAAGTCCGTGCCGAGCCGCTACGCGCCCGCGGGCGACCCGGCGCAGGGCGGCAGCATCAACGCGCTGCCCCTGAAGCCCCGCTCGTACGCCCTCGACCTCTACGAGTCGCTGGAGGGCATGAACGTGGGGATCGGCAGCTCCCGCGTCGTCGGCGCGACCGACGCTTACAACGAGCTCTGGGTGACCGTGAAGAAGCACGAGAACCCGAACCGGCGCGGCGGCACCGTCTACGGCTCGTACACCGCGCAGAACGGCGGACGGCTCCAGATCCAGCAGCTCGCCCCGGTCTCCGAGCGGCCGTTCCCCCGGGCGAACGTCGGTGACGTCCTGCGCGGCGGCGCCGAAGGCCCCCTGGACTTCAACCAGTTCGGCGGCTACACCCTCGTCGCACGCGAGCTCGGCACGGTCGACGACAAGGGCCTGAAGCGCGAGAAGACGCGGAAGCAGGCCAAGGGCGAGCTCGCCGTGGCCACGTACAACGTCGAGAACCTCGACCCGAGCGACCCGCAGAAGAAGTTCGACGCGCTGGCGGGCGCCGTCGTCGCGAACCTCGCCTCGCCCGACATCGTGGCCCTGGAGGAGATCCAGGACGACAACGGGGCGAAGAACGACGGCACCGTCTCCGCGGAGGCGACGCTGCAGAAGTTCACGGACGCGATCGTCGCCGCGGGCGGCCCGCGCTACGCGTGGCGGTCCGTCGACCCGCAGAACAACAAGGACGGCGGCGAGCCCGGCGGCAACATCCGCCAGGTCTTCCTCTACAACCCCGAGCGCGTCTCGTTCACCGAGCGCGCGCCCGGCGACGCGACGACGCCCACCGAGGTCGTGCGCGAGGGAGGCCGCGCCGCGCTGAGCCACTCCCCCGGCCGCGTCGACCCGGCCAACGCGGCCTGGGCCGACAGCCGCAAGCCGCTGGCCGGCGAGTTCACGTTCCGCGGCCGCACCGTCTTCGTGATCGCCAACCACTTCGGGTCCAAGGGCGGCGACGAGTCCCTGACCTCGCACCACCAGCCGCCGGTGCGCTCCTCGGAGACCAAGCGGCTGCTGCAGGCGCAGGCGGTGAACGGGTTCGTGAAGGACATCCGCAAGGTCCAGCGGAACGCCGACGTCGTCGTGCTCGGCGACATCAACGACTTCGAGTTCTCGGCCACGACCAGGGCGCTGGAGGACGGCGGCGCGCTGCGCTCCGCCGTCAGGTCGCTGCCGAGGAGCGAGCGCTACTCGTACGTCTACCAGGGCAACTCGCAGGTCCTCGACCAGATCCTGACCAGTCCGGGGGTGGGCGACGCGGACGACTTCAGCTTCGACAGCGTGCACATCAACGCGGAGTTCGCGGAGCAGAACAGCGACCACGACCCGCAGGTGCTGCGTTTCAGGCCGTAG
- a CDS encoding SRPBCC domain-containing protein, giving the protein MSGDGRAGRGRPRRRRPGKGEAAAGAAPAVGGNGGTGKAFEIVRELEVEGSPARLWAALTTGTGGWLWPMEYEPREGGAAPSGGTVTRWDPPHRLTARVEDPDGIPGQSLNELDHVIEPRDGGRRSWLRHVHSGIFTGDWDTQYDGTVRHTDFYLHSLGQYMAHFEGRPVAYSALHGPRASAAPDAFVRLARALGLPDDATDGARVRVQAAGGELDAVIDFRSRYFIGLRADETLHRFYGRNHFGAPVGVSVHDFGAHADAKGTELAWQDWLDHLYG; this is encoded by the coding sequence ATGAGCGGGGACGGGAGGGCCGGCCGGGGCAGGCCGCGCAGGCGCAGGCCCGGCAAGGGGGAGGCCGCCGCCGGCGCCGCCCCGGCAGTCGGTGGGAACGGCGGCACCGGCAAGGCCTTCGAGATCGTCCGGGAGCTGGAGGTCGAGGGCTCCCCGGCCAGGCTCTGGGCCGCCCTCACCACCGGCACCGGCGGCTGGTTGTGGCCCATGGAGTACGAGCCCCGCGAGGGCGGCGCCGCCCCCTCCGGCGGCACCGTCACCCGCTGGGACCCGCCCCACCGCCTCACCGCGCGCGTCGAGGACCCGGACGGCATACCCGGCCAGAGCCTCAACGAGCTCGACCACGTCATCGAGCCGCGCGACGGCGGCCGTCGCTCCTGGCTGCGCCACGTGCACAGCGGCATCTTCACCGGCGACTGGGACACGCAGTACGACGGCACGGTGCGGCACACCGACTTCTACCTGCACTCCCTGGGCCAGTACATGGCGCACTTCGAGGGCCGTCCCGTCGCCTACTCCGCCCTGCACGGCCCGCGCGCCTCCGCCGCCCCGGACGCCTTCGTCAGGCTGGCGAGGGCGCTGGGCCTGCCCGACGACGCCACGGACGGCGCGCGCGTACGGGTGCAGGCGGCGGGCGGGGAGCTGGACGCGGTGATCGACTTCCGCAGCCGGTACTTCATCGGGCTGCGCGCCGACGAGACGCTGCACCGCTTCTACGGCCGCAACCACTTCGGTGCCCCGGTCGGGGTCAGTGTCCACGACTTCGGCGCGCACGCCGACGCCAAGGGCACCGAACTGGCCTGGCAGGACTGGCTGGACCACCTCTACGGCTGA
- a CDS encoding antibiotic biosynthesis monooxygenase: protein MPVTTTRSTGTLPDPARADGGLTFISTWSTGSPERLRATLDAIAKAWEARPWPHEGLLSYTVYAGADGSTVLHYSQWRDEEAYQDFFAGVGNGRDARNAEIDAAVPGIERLGLNKTRLYRSWEGGDGGEPDTVVIGLTDFEGPDPEAQRAWSDRAAEALDRDVADTPGPHAAHFHLTLDGRRVVTYAEGGGEGARYRFAYGFVPSQA, encoded by the coding sequence ATGCCCGTGACCACCACCCGCAGCACCGGCACCCTCCCCGACCCGGCGCGCGCCGACGGAGGCCTCACCTTCATCAGCACCTGGAGCACCGGCTCGCCCGAGCGGCTGCGGGCCACCCTGGACGCCATCGCCAAGGCCTGGGAGGCCCGGCCCTGGCCGCACGAGGGGCTCCTCTCGTACACGGTGTACGCGGGCGCCGACGGATCGACCGTCCTGCACTACTCGCAGTGGCGGGACGAGGAGGCGTACCAGGACTTCTTCGCGGGCGTCGGCAACGGCAGGGACGCCAGGAACGCGGAGATCGACGCGGCGGTGCCGGGAATCGAGCGGCTCGGCCTCAACAAGACGCGGCTGTACCGCAGTTGGGAGGGAGGTGATGGAGGTGAGCCCGACACGGTGGTGATCGGTCTCACCGACTTCGAAGGCCCCGACCCCGAGGCGCAGCGCGCCTGGTCGGACCGGGCGGCCGAAGCCCTGGACCGGGACGTCGCCGACACCCCCGGCCCGCACGCCGCGCACTTCCACCTCACCCTGGACGGCAGGCGCGTCGTCACCTACGCGGAGGGCGGCGGAGAAGGCGCCCGGTACCGGTTCGCGTACGGCTTCGTACCGAGCCAGGCGTAG